One window of the Zea mays cultivar B73 chromosome 3, Zm-B73-REFERENCE-NAM-5.0, whole genome shotgun sequence genome contains the following:
- the LOC118476748 gene encoding uncharacterized protein yields MDTRSIYIMDSMPIPSWFKGDHPSMHYIHNIHYIANNMNAAMELANPTWKDDIYMWRRIVPTWVPRTLNWDLSGFLVINFMHDWNGIRLPCICTNGNDLRTKFLVELLKYKDNESKDNIPEEIQEIIRHIR; encoded by the exons ATGGACACTAGAAGCATCTATATAATGGACTCCATGCCTATACCATCATGGTTTAAGGGTGATCATCCTAGCATGCATTATATCCATAATATACATTATATTGCCAATAATATGAATGCTGCCATGGAATTGGCCAATCCTACATGGAAAGACGATATTTATATGTGGCGTCGTATAGTACCAACATGGGTTCCAAGAACATTAAACTG GGATTTATCTGGCTTTCTTGTTATCAACTTTATGCACGATTGGAATGGTATAAGGTTACCCTGCATTTGCACT AATGGGAATGACCTGAGGACCAAATTCTTAGTAGAATTATTGAAGTACAAGGACAATGAATCCAAAGACAACATTCCAGAAGAAATACAAGAAATTATTAGGCACATCAGATAG
- the LOC103652507 gene encoding amino acid transporter AVT1B has protein sequence MARLRRLCLLVVICLFLVGVVNDVGFENEGTALNAPGIPIAIGLYLYGYCYSGHGVFPNIYSSLKIRNQFPSILFTCIGLSTFLYAGAAVTGYKMFGEATESQFTLNLPDNSVISKIAVWTTVANPITKYALTIIPLAMSLEELLPPNQQKYSTIIMLRSSLVISTLLIALSVPFFGLVMALVGSLFAMLVTYILPCACFLAILKTKVGWHQIAACSFIIVVGVCCAYVGTYSSLSKIIQNYA, from the exons ATGGCCAG ACTGCGACGGCTCTGCCTCCTTGTGGTCATCTGCCTGTTCTTGGTTGGGGTTGTCAATGATGTCGGCTTTGAGAATGAAGGGACTGCACTGAACGCCCCAGGAATTCCTATTGCAATTGGATTATATCTATATGGTTACTGCTACTCAGGGCATGGGGTTTTTCCAAATATCTATTCCTCCCTGAAGATTCGCAACCAGTTTCCTTCAATTCTTTTTACTTG TATTGGGCTGTCTACCTTTTTGTATGCTGGTGCTGCAGTGACGGGATACAAAATGTTTGGTGAAGCCACAGAGTCCCAATTCACACTCAACTTACCAGATAATTCTGTCATTTCTAAGATTGCTGTTTGGACAACG GTGGCAAATCCAATAACCAA ATATGCATTAACTATTATTCCATTGGCTATGAGTTTGGAAGAGCTGCTGCCACCAAACCAACAAAAGTATTCTACAATAATCATGCTTAGATCATCTCTGGTGATATCAACCCTCCTGATTGCTCTATCTGTGCCTTTCTTTG GACTTGTGATGGCCTTGGTTGGTTCTTTGTTTGCCATGCTTGTG ACCTACATTTTGCCTTGCGCGTGTTTTTTGGCGATCCTCAAGACAAAAGTAGGGTGGCATCAG ATAGCAGCTTGCTCGTTCATCATAGTTGTCGGGGTTTGCTGTGCCTACGTGGGAACATACTCGTCCCTGTCGAAGATAATCCAGAACTACGCATAG
- the LOC109945196 gene encoding pyrophosphate-energized vacuolar membrane proton pump, whose product MAAAAILPELGTHVLIPVAAAVGISFSVVQWVLVSKVRLAPERRADGGGAVKSGPSDYLIEEEEGLNDHNVVVKCVEIQNAISEGEKPSAG is encoded by the coding sequence ATGGCTGCGGCGGCAATCCTACCGGAGCTGGGGACGCATGTGCTCATCCCGGTCGCGGCGGCCGTGGGCATCTCTTTCTCGGTGGTGCAGTGGGTGCTGGTGTCCAAGGTGCGGCTCGCCCCCGAGCGACGCGCGGACGGCGGCGGAGCCGTCAAGAGCGGCCCCAGCGACTACCTCATCGAGGAGGAGGAAGGGCTCAACGACCACAACGTCGTGGTCAAGTGCGTCGAGATCCAGAATGCCATCTCCGAAGGTGAGAAGCCGAGCGCTGGCTAG